The following coding sequences are from one Chanos chanos chromosome 12, fChaCha1.1, whole genome shotgun sequence window:
- the LOC115825410 gene encoding cortexin-3-like, translated as MAEHFLSSTLSASGSGLPSPSSLTLEQKVAFVFVLLLFIVLGLLIVRCFRILLDPYRSMPSSTWTDYMEKDTFDYRIV; from the coding sequence ATGGCCGAGCATTTTCTCAGCAGCACCCTGTCTGCGTCTGGGTCTGGCCTGCCGTCCCCGTCCTCACTCACACTGGAGCAGAAAGTGGCCTTCGTCTTTgtcctgctcctcttcatcgTGCTGGGTCTGCTGATTGTGCGCTGTTTCCGGATCCTTCTGGACCCGTACCGCAGCATGCCCTCCTCCACCTGGACCGACTATATGGAGAAAGATACCTTCGACTACCGTATCGTCTGA